In Rhodanobacter denitrificans, the sequence TGCGTTCCCGGACGAGCCCCATATCAAGTTTCAGCCCAGGCACAAGCTGGCGGTGTATGAGCGTAACGTCGACTGGTTTCGCTTCTGGCTAGAGGGATATCAAGACCCAAGCCCGGAAAAAGCTGGGCAATACCGCATTTGGCGTGGAATGAAGGGCAGGACCTCGCGATCACGTTCTGGTACGGGCGCCTACCATGGATCGTGACCTTGTTGACGCGCCCAGTTCTCGGCCGCGCACAGGTCGAAGATGCGAAGAAATGACAGATCCCGGGGCGCAAGTTCATTGGTGAAGAAATTCGCCAATGCGGAACGGTCTAGCAGGTCATGCGCGCGTAGCTGCCCATCCTCCAGGGACTCGCGCATCTTCGGCTTGTTGCGCGTGTAGATAGCAGCCATGTGGCCGGTGTACGAGCCCTTGCTGCGTCGATCGAGAATTTCGCTCGGTAGTTGATCGGCAAAAGCCTCGCGGGCGATCGCGCGGTTTCGCCCGTCGGCGATCCACATCCAGGTCGGGACTTTCAGGCACGCCTCCATGACGGGTTGAGACAGCAGCGGAAAATACATGGAGCGTCCCAGACCGCGTGATGCAGCATCCCTGAACAACTGGGTTCCGATCAAGTTATGAATTTTCTCGCGATCACCCGACAGCGCGTCCGAGGGCGCGTCCATCCAGGGGTGGTGCTCAGGCACAGTTGTCACCCAGGATGGGTTGAGCAGAGTGCGATCCGCCTTCCAGGCCGTGCGTGGCCGACGCAGCATTTTCTTGAGAGTCAATCGGCCGGCCTTGAAAACCGTGCATCGGTGAAGGGTTGCGAGATCCTCGATGGCTGTAATGCCTGCCATGACGCCACGTTCCCGGAACGCGTCGGCGGCGGGCGCGGCGGTCTTCAGATAGCAGAAAATGGTATCGCCGCCGACACCCGAAAAGAAGCCATCCGCGCCATGTAGGGTACCTGCTGCCTCCCAGGCTTCGTTCAAGGCATTCTGCGGAATCCCTATCGCAGGAACGACGGATGAGCGAGGCACGGCAAATTCAACTTGTACATCGTCGAATCCAACTTCCACGGGGAAGAGCCCTTGGCCCAACGTGTCCGTCACCAGTCGGGCATATGGACGCTCGTCGGTTCCGGCCACGGGCATGACCAGCGTGCAAAAAGTGGCGCGCAGCGAAGCATCACGCAGGCAGGTGGCGACGACGGAGGAATCCAGTCCGCCCGATAATTCGACCACGAATTTGTTGTCCCTCGCAGATAGAGCCCTGACCACGTTGGATACGGTGGATCGGACATCTTCGGCTGCTTCACGAGGATATTTGTGCCGGACGCCTTTCTCCACGAAGTGCCAAGGCGACCATGCGGAACGGATTGAAGCATCCCTCCCTCGGCAAGTCAGCATGTTGCCTGGAAGTAATTCCTTGACGTGCTTCAATGCCGTATGAGACGTCTTCAGGCAGGGGAAATTGAGGCAGTGTGCGATGATCTGCCAGTTCACCTCCCTGCGATAGAGTCCCAGATCGACTGCAAGGCCGATATCCGAAGTGATGAAGCCTTCACCATCGGCCAGCGAATAGACGCATGGCACGGCGCCCGAGGGGTCGCGCAGCAAGGTGATCGCCGAGCGATCGTTGCGGTCGACAAGAATGGCGAGATAGTCGCCCCAAATGTTATGCAGCAGGTGATTGCTGAGTTCGCACGTCGAACCGTCGATATCCAGACGTTGCGAGATTGGCTGGCCGGCATTGGTGAAAGCCTGGCCGATAAGCAGGCCGTGCCCGGGCATTTCAAGGATAGGGGCATCAGCGGAAACGAAGACCTTGGCCGAGGCTGATTCAAGCCTGCAGATCATTCCCGCAGCGCGCAGGAGCGTGTCCAGCTGCGGCGTGTAATCGGCGTTTCGATTCAACCTCCCGCCGAGCAGAATGATATAGCGGCATATCATCAGACGCTCCTGATGGGAGTATGCGCATTGGCGTCGGAGAGCGTTTCATTCAAGACAATGTCTCCAGCCTGCACCCAGCAGTGCGCCGCAAATGGCTCCGAAGTCACGCCGAAGACAATGTTTGTCGGCATTCCCCGCCGCGCAAGGAACCGGAGCAGGGACAAGGAGTCTAGAAGGCAGATCGGCTCGATCGGCGCGTAGCGTCGCGCATAAGCGAACTGCCAGTTTGCATGGATCAGGTTGTCCTCAAGAGCGGCGGGCTCAGCGACTTTGCGTAGAACGCATTTTCTGTCGCGATATGCGCTGGCTTCGTCGAGATTCGTTTTTAGTGGGCGAACCTTCAGCTGACGACACGTAGACCAGACGATCGCCATGACTTCGACGATAGCAGTCATGTTGAGCCGGCGATCACCGATTGTAGGGGGTCGTTCGATTGCGCTACGGGATGGGCGTTGGATACTCGCTGTCGCGACATACACTCCGTCTGGTGCTTCAACCAGTATTCCCGCAGTTGTGAGGTCCTCCAGAAGCATGGGAGCGATATCTTCATTGGCCTGGAAGCGTCGCATGGTTTTCTCGCGATGACCGGTCAGTCTGAAGTACCGGTCTCGCGCTATGTCGAGAAAAATCATATGGCCGTCCACGTCACAGCACGAGAGATCTTCTCTAAGTTGGTAGCTCATCGTCTGCCTCCCAAGAGTAGGGCGCGCACCTTGGTGCGCGCCCGGAGCCCTTATTCCTCGGAAATGCCGGGAATCATCGGCTTGCCTTGCCCGCCCCCCTCGGTTACGCCAAACTCGCCCTTGGTTTCAACGCTGGCGATGCCGAGCTCGATGACGTCTTCCGGCGCGTTGGTACGGATGTTCTCGTTCGTGTTCATCTCAGTCTCCTGCGGTCACGTCATGGCAGTCCCATGACGCGATCAGCGTAGGAGT encodes:
- a CDS encoding asparagine synthase-related protein, producing the protein MICRYIILLGGRLNRNADYTPQLDTLLRAAGMICRLESASAKVFVSADAPILEMPGHGLLIGQAFTNAGQPISQRLDIDGSTCELSNHLLHNIWGDYLAILVDRNDRSAITLLRDPSGAVPCVYSLADGEGFITSDIGLAVDLGLYRREVNWQIIAHCLNFPCLKTSHTALKHVKELLPGNMLTCRGRDASIRSAWSPWHFVEKGVRHKYPREAAEDVRSTVSNVVRALSARDNKFVVELSGGLDSSVVATCLRDASLRATFCTLVMPVAGTDERPYARLVTDTLGQGLFPVEVGFDDVQVEFAVPRSSVVPAIGIPQNALNEAWEAAGTLHGADGFFSGVGGDTIFCYLKTAAPAADAFRERGVMAGITAIEDLATLHRCTVFKAGRLTLKKMLRRPRTAWKADRTLLNPSWVTTVPEHHPWMDAPSDALSGDREKIHNLIGTQLFRDAASRGLGRSMYFPLLSQPVMEACLKVPTWMWIADGRNRAIAREAFADQLPSEILDRRSKGSYTGHMAAIYTRNKPKMRESLEDGQLRAHDLLDRSALANFFTNELAPRDLSFLRIFDLCAAENWARQQGHDPW
- a CDS encoding lasso peptide biosynthesis B2 protein, translated to MSYQLREDLSCCDVDGHMIFLDIARDRYFRLTGHREKTMRRFQANEDIAPMLLEDLTTAGILVEAPDGVYVATASIQRPSRSAIERPPTIGDRRLNMTAIVEVMAIVWSTCRQLKVRPLKTNLDEASAYRDRKCVLRKVAEPAALEDNLIHANWQFAYARRYAPIEPICLLDSLSLLRFLARRGMPTNIVFGVTSEPFAAHCWVQAGDIVLNETLSDANAHTPIRSV
- a CDS encoding benenodin family lasso peptide — encoded protein: MNTNENIRTNAPEDVIELGIASVETKGEFGVTEGGGQGKPMIPGISEE